Below is a window of Ferrimicrobium sp. DNA.
CACCGTAGGCGCGATCACCTCGCTCCCCTTCGCCAGTTTCGCCTACCTCCATGCACGCCATCCACTCCCGATGAACCTCGCCCAGTGGGGGGAGGTTCTCTACATCAGCGTGATCGGCATGGCACTCGCCTTCTTCCTCTGGGTATGGGGATTCAAACACGTCAGCGCCTCACGCGGTGGCGTGCTGTTGCTCTTCCAGCCCCTCGTGGGTATTATCCTCGGGGTCGTACTCCTCGGCGAGACGATCGCCATCGGAACACTCGCTGGCGCCATCCTCGTCTGCGTCGGGGTCACCCTCGCCGTCTTGGAGCGCAAGCCACCGCTCGCGCTGGAGCCAACCCCCTAAGGCAGGTAACTGTGCAGCTGCAAACACAGATAGATCTCGACCATCGGAACAGCAACCGGACCGACGCGCCAGGCTCAAGAGCAGCGATCGCCACCCAACCGATACCAGCGCAGACACACGCTTGCTTTGCCCCTGCTTCAGAATCCATCCGTCGTCGCTCTTCGGCGACGACGCTACGGCACCACGCCGACAACCGCCAGTGAGCGGCCAGGAGACTAGGAAGTCCGTCCGCCTCGATCGAAGGTCAGGTAGCAGGCTTGGTCCGCTCATCCTCGATCCGCGAGCGGGCGCCCTCCTCGCCATCACCGGCGATCTCCCTCACCACTTCGACACCGACAACCCCGGCAACTACCGGTCACTCATGGCAGCTGGGGTTTTGGTCCCCTCATCTCGATCCGCTACCCCAAGCGTCTCGGTCGTGATACCAACACGCAACCCTCCCGCTGATAGCTTCAATTCCCTCGTACAAACTCTCGCCACCTCCCCTTGGGTGAGTGAAGTCATTATCGTTGACGACGCCTCCGACCACCCGATCAGGGTCGACAACGCCCTCATCCTGCGCAACGAGGTAACCCTCGGCCCGGGCGCCGCACGCAATCAGGGTGCACAAAGGAGCACGAATGAGGTGCTGCTCTTCATCGATGCGGATATCGTCAGCGTCGATGAAGAGCTCTGCTCCCTCCTCAAATTGCTCACCCACCGCCAGATCGTCGCGCTCGCTCCACGGGTGATCGAGGAAGAGCACCCCTCACCCCTCGATCTTGGCCCCTCACCGACGATCGTCGATGGCCAACACCTCAACCATCTTCCAGGTGCCGTCCTTGCGATCGATAGACGACGCTTCGAGGCCGTTGGTGGCTTTGCGGAGGATCTGCGCCTCGGTGAGGATGTCGATCTGATCAACCGCATCTGCTCCCCCGACTACTTGGCTATCTACGCACCGGGCAGCATCTGCGTCCATCACTCCCAACCCTTGCTAACCCGACTCATCAAGGCTGCCATGTACGGGTACTCAGTCGGTCATCTCCGCAAGAGGACAGCGCTCACACTCACTCCACAGCTAAAGGATGCCCCTTTTCTCGCCCTAGTCACTCTTGCACCCTTCGCGACGGCGACACTCACGGCCCTCCATCTCACCTTCCGACTCAGGAACCGCCTCACTCGCGCTCAACAGATCAGGGCTTCGATCCTGCTTCTCGACCAGCAGATCCTTGCCAATGCATCGCTCATCGTACGCCAGTTCGGGCTCCCCATGGCGCTGTCATCGCTCATCTCGAGACAGCTGCGACGTTCCTTCACGACCGCGACGGTCATCGACGTTCTTCATCAGGGACCTACCGCGACGCTCTACGATCTGGCCTACTCACTTGGACTTTGGCTATCGATCGCACTCGAAAATTGACCCCCGCCCCCAAGACGATTGGACCCACACCACCGACGCCACTCGCAGCAGTCAACGATGGAGGCCCATCGGATAATGGAATACCTACACCATCGTCGATGCTATTGGAAGGCCTCTCGCAACCCTCAGGGGGGAGCCAGATACGTAGCGGATGGGTGAGGAGTGTCGCAACACGAACTGCGTCGTTATGGTGCAGCGATTGGACCCACACCACCGACAGCGGTAACCTGGAAAACCTCCGAGGCGCCAGTCAGATGCAAGGCAGCGGCGCTGGCACCACCTGTGACCCCTTGAGCAAACAACAGCAGGGCACCGTTGGAGGCAACACAGGCCTAATCACCGATAGAGAAGTAGGAGTTCTTCGGTGTGCCGAGATTGTAGATGGTTCCGCTTTGGCCAGCGACAGTGCACGAACCTCCCTTGCGAATCTCCTCTCCATAGACGTGGGTCATCCCGATCAATGCCTGGGCGTTGACGTATTGCCCGTTGAGATGATGAATACCCTCTGGGGTGGCAAAAGTCTCCGAACTGACGCTGGACAAGCCAGCAACGGTTCCGTATCCCTTGCCATCGACGTCATAGGTGGTCACCGCTGGCGAACTAGTCTGCAACCGCCAATCGGTGAGTGAGTGGACAGAGCCAGTGAAGGTGACGGTCGCTCCGCTCACAGCAACCGAGTAGGTGAAGGCATAATTCGTGTAACTAGCCAGCTTCGCGAGTGAAAAAGCTACGCCACTAGTAGGTGCCGAGGAGGACGAATTCGACGACGACGGCGTGTTCGACGATGGTGTCTTCGACGATGAAGTGGGTTTTGACTTCGCCGACGAGGGGTTGGTGCTGGTCGCGGTGGCTCCGGTCGAGCCACAGGCTGCGAGTGAGAACGCGAGGGCCCCACTGGTGATCCCGAACATAAGAGAACGCTGAAGATGCATATTGCTACAATAGCGTTCAACTTGTTATTGCGAGCACCGTAGAGACAACAATTTGGCCTAATCTGTGCCCTCTGGGCGCCGCAAGGCGCCTCCAGAGGCTCAGGTGAATCGACTCGCCCCCCAGCTGGTAGTATTCGCACATGGATGGAGAGGTTACGATCGAGACGGTGCTCGACGCGTTCGTTCGCGATCAAGAGAGTCGAGTCTCAGCCCGCACGATGCGCAACTACATCGATGTCATTACCCTCCTTCGTCACTCGTTGAACGGTTACGCCTATCAGTCGCTTGACGAAGCTGACACAAAACGCTTTCAAGAGGCGCTCAATGCGGGTGATTATGAGGCGTTCTGCCACCTCTTTGGCCCAGAACATATCCCTGAACACTTTGGAGAGTTCCTCGGATACTTCATGGTCAAGAAGGTGCTGGCCAGCCAGGAGGTGCTGCGATCGGCCGCGACGGTCACAAAGAAGCTCGCCATTTGGTTATACGAACAGGGCTATGTGAGCGAAGAGGAACGGGACCTCGGTCTGGACCGGGCAGCTGCTGCGCGTGATCTCCCTCGCGCCGAACGCCTCGCCGAACTGCTGTATCGACAGTGCGGAAACGCTCCAACCTTTAACCTCAATGACAGAGACTCCGACGATCTCATCGAGGACCTCCTTACGATTGAGCGCGTCGAACCCGGCGCGTTGTACTTTGCGGGAGGGATCGGCCCTCTCGCAGTCTCCGAACAGGCCTCGGCACTCGCCAAGGTCGGCTGGGACGTCTACCTCACTCTCGTACGCGTCGATGGAACTTGGTGGGCAATCGAGGTCGGCAACGTCTATGCGATGTGATGAGCTCCACAGTCTGGGGTAGAAGTAAGGGACAAATCTCCACGCACACCAGCACAACTTGCCCAATCGATTGCCAACATCAAAGAAGCGAACGCGAGTAGAGGCAGCCAAACGCTGTGGCGTAACGAACCAACGATGAACAATCTTCTCCATAGCCGCATACCACGTTTCTCTCTTGGCGAGTTGGTAACCCCTTGCGCGACCAGCTGCCGCCGGGTTCACGTGAAAGTGGATTAGGGTCCCTTGCTGGTTCAACTCTCAATTGTTGGTCCTCCGCACCAACGTCAAAGAGGTGCTGGACTCAGGGTGGGTCAAAATCGCCATCCTCAAGATTGAGCTCAGCCCTCGCGGGGTCGAGAATTACCACTACCACTACCGCGAACAAGTCCATCTACAACCCACCGGGAGGACCTAAACCCTCCCTATCACTCGAACCCAGAAGAGAGGGATAGCGTATCGCTGTCGCACAGCTAACGTCGCGGCTCAATCGAACGGGTCGGTACCACCACATCCCGGCGAAGGTACTCGGCAAAGAGGGGCACACTGAAGGCTGTCTCGCCATAATCGCTGGACCAGATCATCCCCTTACCCATAAGGCGTCCACGAATCGGCGCGGCTCGCTGTAGGGTCATGCCAAGAGCGCTGGCAACATCACTCGATCGATAGGGTCCTGGTCCCAGATCGGCCATAGCGCGAAGATACTGTCTCTCTTGAGCGGTCAACCTACCCATGCGAACGCCAAAGAAGGACTCATCCAACTTCGTCTGTACATTCCGGTCTGCGCGCATGACATCCTCGCGGGAGATGATCGGCCCCGCAGCAGTATTCCAGACGCCAAACCCCCACTCCTGCAGGAAATAGGGATAGCCCTGCGAGCGCGCCAAGATCTCGTCCACGGCCATGCCGTCGAATCTGATGCCGGATTGTTCAGCGGGAACTACAAGAGCACGCGTGGCGTCACTCGTATCAAGGGACCCGATCTCGACGAATTGAAAGAGTCGTTCAGCGTAGGTCTTCACGTCGCCCGCCTTTCCCTTGATAGTTGGGAGACCGGCACCCACAGCCATCACCGGCAGCTTGAGCTGTGAACATCGATGCAGCCCCATAATGAGGGCGCGGAACACATCATCGGGGAGATTCTGTAGTTCATCGATTGCAAGAACTACTCCACGTCCATGTTCACGGGCTGCTTCCCCAACGGCTACGAAGAGATCCACGAAGTCTTCCCTGAGATCACCAGAATCTCCGGTGCCACTCAAGGGCTCCACATCAAGTCCAAGGGTTACCCCGCGTGGGGCAAAGGTAACGCGGACAGAGGCGACGACTCGCAGGGCGATGGCTAATGCCCCTCGCCCCCAGCTATCCTGAGGTGCCAACTTATAGAGAGCACTTCGCATCCGGCGCGCCAGTACATCAGGCGTGAGAGTATCCTGGTCGGCCTCTAAGTGTTCCGCAATCGCACCAGCGGCCGCGGCCTGGGTCTCAAATACATTGAGAAGCACCGTCTTGCCTACTCCACGAAGACCAACGAGTACCGTACTCTGCCCAGGCATACCCCGAACCAAGCGCTTGGCGGTACTCCCAAACCCTTCGATCAGGCCGTCACGGCCGGTGAGTTCGGGTGGTGGAGTCCCAGCCCCAGGGTTGTACGGATTCTCCGCCGGATTCATATATAAAGTTTACCACAGTTTACTAGGCTCATCATGGTTTACCATGTTTATCAGATCCACTCGGTCCGCCAAAGCACTGAGACACGGGGAACGCCTACGCCACCAAAGTGGACCGGGTCCGAGGGGACTTCCACATCCAATCGGCAGGGATGGAGGCAACGAGGCGTTGCGGCTGACTCCAGCTCCACGCTTGTCACCTATGGCCAGCTCCACTCCGTCGGCGCAGCCAGTCTGCCAAGGGAAGTCACTCCCGTGCAAGATCGTGCTCAAGGTAACCAAGGTCTGGCTATGACGGGACATCGGCTCCAGCGCGGCGATACCTCTTCGTGCGCCACGCCTAAACGCAATTCATGCTTGTTGCACGTCGGGCCGTTCCATCTCCCGCCTAGCGCAATCCCTCCTGCCAACGCAACCCAAACCGACACGCTTCACGGGCAGCGGTCGTTGGTGAGCATCAAGCGATGCATCAACAACCGTTGAACTCGCGTTCGACACCGTCCTGACAGGCAAAATAGCTCTCAAGAGATGCCGAGATCGCACGAGTTGATAACTCTGTCATAGGAGGCTCTTGCTCGCAACGGTCGGTACCGACTCCCCAAACCTAGGGTGCCCAGCGTCTTGGATCTTCAATCTTCGAGATCGGGGTTCAAACTCACCACCACACCTGTTAAGTCGTGCAGTTCTTGACGATAGCGCTTGAGCTGGGCGACGACAGAGTCAATCGATGCACCACCTGCCACAGAACGACGACGTACCGCGGCATCTGCCTCGATCAGCGACATCGCCTCCTCCCCAAGCTGAGGGTGAGCTCCCACTAGTTCGCGCAGGGGTACCCTACGCTCGAGGGAGTCACGGACAAGGCCAGCGGCGATCCCGTGAGCCCGACGAAACGGCACTCCGTTGGTCACCAGATACTCTGCGATGTCGATGGCTTGGAGGTACTCCGATGATGCGGCTGCCCGCAGACGCTCGTAGTCAAAGGTCATGGTCGAGACCATGCCGTGAAAGGCTACGAGTTCACGAATCATCTGCTCAACCGAGTCAAAGAGTGGCTCCTTGTCCTCCTGGAGGTCACGGTTATAGGTCAGAGGAGTACCCTTAAGGGTGACGAGCAGCGAGACGAGATTGCCGATATAGCGGCCAGTCTTTCCCCGCGCAAGCTCTGCGATATCGGGGTTCTTCTTCTGGGGTAGCATGGAGGAGCCGGTCGAGTAGGAGTCATCGAGGCGGAAGAAGCCAAACTCCTCGGTGGTGAACATCACGATCTCCTCGGCAAAGCGAGAGAGATGAACGCCGAGCAAGGCGATGTCAAAGAGGACCTCCACGACGAAGTCCCGATCAGAGACCGCATCGAAGCTGTTCATAAAGGCGGCGGCAAAACCGAGCTCAGTTGCGGTGAACTCCGGGTCAATCGCCAACGTGGTGCCAGCGAGTGCTCCGGCACCCAATGGCGAGACATCCATACGGCCATAGGTCGCGAGCAACCGGTCCAGATCACGGCGAAGCGCCCAACCATGTGCGAGGAGGTAATGGCCTATCGGTACCGGCTGTGCCCGCTGTGTATGGGTATAACCAGGCATGACCGCATCCCCCGCTGCCTCAGCGACATCGGCGATCATCGTAAGAAAGTCAACCACCCCCTGAGCGATCGCAAAGATCGCACTGCGGCTATAGAGACGCAGATCAAGGGCGATCTGGTCATTGCGAGAACGCCCAGAGTGTAACTTGGCACCTGCATCACCGATCAGCTCCGTCACCCGCCGTTCAACGGCGGTGTGGATGTCCTCATCAGAAGGGAGAAACTGGAAACTTCCAGTCTCGAGCTCCGAGTAGACGCTATCGAGTGCCTCTAGGAGGGAGACACTCTCCTCCTCAGTGAGCAACTTGGCGCGCGTCAGTCCAAGAACATGGGCTCGGGATCCTTGAATATCGAAACGCCAGAGCTTCTGATCGAAGGAGAGGCTCTCTGTGAAGGCGAGTAATGCATCCGCAGGGGGTGCGCTCAGTCGGCTCTGCCATAGGGTCATGGCTGTACTCTACCCTGTCGCTTTGACCAAGTCTCAAGTCCTAACCCGAAGATCTTCACAAATCCCTCGGCATCGAGGTGATTAAAGGTGTCAGCCCTGGCATAGGTAGCGAGCTCATAGTCATAGAGGGAGAGCGGGCTCCGCCGTCCATCCACAACAAACCCATTCGGGGAGAACCGCACCCGCACCTCACCGGTGACGACGGTCGATGCCTCCTCCATGAAGGCATCGAGGGCCATACGCAGCGGGGAGTACCAGAGGCCGTCGTAGACGAGCGTCGCCCATTGGAGACCCAGCTCAATCTTCGCATGAGCAAGCTCGCGCTCTAAGGTGATATCCTCGAGCTGGCGATGTGCCTCAAGGAGCACCGTCGCCGCCGGAGCCTCATAGACCTCACGCGACTTGATACCCACTCGACGGTTCTCCACCATGTCGATACGGCCAATCCCGTAGCTCCCAGCGATCGCGTTCAAACGGGTAATGAGGAGATAGAGGGGAAGCTCCTCCCCATCCAGGGAGACCGGAACCCCCTGGTTGAACCCGATGATCACACTCTCTGGAACCGAACCATGGGGAAGGGTATAGGCATAAATATCTGATGGTGGGGAGTTCCAGGGATCCTCCATCTCGCCGCACTCGATCGCGCGTCCCCAGAGGTTCTGATCGATCGAGTAGGGATTCGCCCGGTTGGCATTGATCTGTACCCCGTGTGCAAGTCCATAGTCGATGGAGTCCTCACGGGCGAACCCCCACTCACGCACCGGAGCAAGGACCTCAAGGTCAGGGGCAAGGGTGCGGATCGCCACCTCAAAACGCACCTGATCATTTCCCTTGCCGGTACAACCGTGAGCGACGGCATCCGCTCCATAGCGCCGGGCTACCTCAACAAGGTGCTTGGAGATGATCGGACGAGAGAGGGAGGAGACCAGCGGGTACCGGTTCTCATAGAGAGCTCCAGCGCGAATCGCGCGGGCGATGAACTCATTGGCGAACTCATCTTGGACCTCAACGACCTCTGCCACCTTAGCGCCGGTCGCGAGGGCGCGAACTCGTACCTCCTCGAGGTCCTCCTGCTGACCGACGTCGACCGAACAGGCGATGACCTCGTACCCCTTCTCGACCTGCAACCACTTCAGTGCAACTGAAGTATCTAGTCCCCCGGAATACGCGAGCACTACCGTCTTTGCCATCACATCTCCTCTTACTCACTAGGCCCTCAAACGGACCTGACCGTCTCACAACTCTGTTCCACAGTACCTACCTACGCCCGGCGACACCCCGACGATCCGCGCCAAGCCTGCCGGTATGCCCCTCAACGAGATGAGTGTCGTAACCACCAGGGTCAGAATTGACAACTCGGCGCCCAATCGCTCAGGTTGGTGAGCAATCGGATCAGCGAGGATAGACATCACGCCAGTCCTCTACCCGCCAGTCCTCTACTGGTCAATCCTCAACACGCTATTACCCATCGCGTCATGACGAATCACGCTATTACCCATCGCGTCATGACGAATCACGCTATTGCCCATCGCGTCATGACCAATCATGTCATTGCCACTCCATCGAGCGGTGCGCCCAGGCGAGAACGCGCTTGGCCTATCCAGCCAACCAACAGCGCACCCCACAAGTGATGGTGGCACGCCGCTGGAACCTGATAGACCGCCCATCCCTGGCAAGACCTCCTGTCAAATCTCAAGCCCTGATGGCACCTAACCCTCACCCAGGCAAACCAGCCACCTCTCGCATGAGCTTGGCCAGGTGATCACCCCCCATCGGCTGATCGGCGAGCACCAGGACGGTATCATCCCCTGCGACCGTGCCGAGTACTCCGTCCGGGCGTGTGCGATCCAAAGCCGAGGCGACAACATGAGCACATCCTGGCGGGGTCTTTAACATCACTAGATCACCAGAGTTGACGACCTCCACGACCCACTCACCAAGGACCCGCTTCAAGTACCCCTCGGTGCTGATCTGATCTCTCGGCAGATCGGGGATGGCGTAGATGCTGGCACCGCCAGGACCCTTCACCTTGATGGCACCGAGCTCGTCTAGGTCCCTTGAGACCGTCGCCTGGGTAGCGGTAATCCCCTCATCGGCCAACATGTCCACAAGCTGCTGCTGTGCTGAGATCGGTGCCTGGCTGATCAGCTTGGCGATGCGATACTGACGTTGGTTCTTTGCCACTAGTCCTCCTCACTGATGAGCCAAAAGAGTCGTTCCATGGCCACCAATCGATTCCTTGCCTGTGCCCACACCACCGAACGCTCTGAGTCGATCACCGAGGCTGCAATCTCCATGCCGCGGTGCGCTGGAAGACAGTGCATGACAAAGGCATCCTCTGGAGCACTGAGTAGCAACTCCTCATCGATCGCGAACCCTTCGAACTCATCAGTCGTCCCCGTTGCCCCCATCGAGATCCATGCATCGGTATAGAGAACGCGAGCCTCACGGACCGCAGCACTCGGATCATCGGTCAGCTCTACCCTGGCCTTGGAGCCACAGAGCTCCCGGTAGGTCTCAAAGGCCGCGACGTCCTCAATCCCGAACTGATGGCCATTGGGTGCCGCGATAGTGATGTCCCAACCGACGGCGATCGCCGCCTTGGTGAGTGATCGAGCGACGTTGTTTGCATCCCCTAGGTAGGCGATTCGAAGGTTCGGCAGGGGATCTTCGGGTTGCACCCCGATGTGCTCGACGATGGTGATGAGGTCGGCTAGAGCCTGGGTCGGGTGGGCCCAGTCGGTGAGGAGGTTCACCATCGGTCGCTCGTATGCTCGTGCCACCTCCGCCATGCGCACAAAGGTGCGATGGCTGCGAAGGCGTGCCCCGATCAGTTGGTGATGTTCACAGAGAAGGTGAGCGACGTCCTCGGCGCTCTCACGGGAGTCGATGCCGATCTCATCGCCGACGAAGAAGACCGGGAGCGCCCCCACGGCATAGGCCGCGCCAGCGAAGGCCGACCGGGTTCTGAGCGAGGGATGCTCAAAGACGCCAGCCATCGTCGCCCCGACGAACTGGTCAGATCCAAGCCCCAGAGAACCCCCATCGCCTACCGGTGAACCCTGATCTGCGAGGAGCTCGGTCACCTCGGGATGCAAGTCATCCACCGATGCTCCGGAGGCAGAAGAATCTCCTTGGGCTGTGAGTGCCGCTCCCTTGGGTTGGGAGACTGAGGAGTCCAGAGGACCTCGACCCCCATCAGCCCCCGACAGAACACCCTCGCCCGAAGGATGCACGAGCCATAGGATCTGCTCAACCGAGAGTGCATCGATATCGTCGATGATCATTGGAGGGTCTCTGTGAGGACACCAGCGAGAATCTCACAGCCCTGGTTCAGCTCCGGCTCCGAGATCGTGAGTGGCGGCAGCAGTCGCAACCGGTCCGCCTTCGGAGCATTGAGGATGAGGCCAGCCGCAAAGGCCTTAGTCACTACATCCTTGGCAACAGGTGCCGCCAACTGCAGACCCAACATCAACCCTCTCCCCTCAACGTTGGTCACTCCAGGCAGAGGTTTGAGGAGAGGAAGGGCGAGATCACCGAGGTGACGAACACGTTCTGGCATCGACGAACGCTGCATGAACTCGATGACCGCAACCGCTGCGCTACTCGCGATCGGATTACCCCCAAAGGTCGACCCATGGTCACCGGGAACAAAGGTCGCACCTACCTCAGGCTTGGCCACCAGCGCTCCGATCGGGATACCGTTGCCGAGAGCCTTCGCGAGCATAAAGATATCTGGCACAATCCCGTAGTGGGAGGAGGCGAGCCACTCCCCTGTTCGACACAACCCAGTCTGGATCTCGTCGGCTACCAAAAGGATGTCAAGCTCACGTTGAGCGGTGATCAACGCCTCGGCGAAGTCATCGGCGAGCGGATAGACCCCAGCCTCACCCTGAATTGGTTCGAAGAGAACGGCACCGATCGCTGGATCCTTGAGGGCATCACCAAGTGCCCCCACATCGTTGAGGGGCACCTGGATAAATCCCTCGAGAAGCGGCGCAAACGGTATCCGTTTGGCCGGTTGCATCGTCGCTGACAGCGCTCCAAAGGTACGACCATGGAATGAGTCACTCAACACCACGACCTTTGGCCGATCCGGAAGTGCCCGTCGTAACAGCTTCAGGGCGGCCTCCACCGCCTCCGCACCCGAGTTACAGAAGAAGACACCCGCATCCTCAAAGGGTGCGATCTCCCCGATCTTTGCGGCAGCCGCTAACCCTGGAGGAGTAGTGAAGAAGTTAGAGGTATGGAGCACTCGTCCAAGCTGGTTGGTAAGCGCCTCCCCGATCACTGGATTTGCGTGCCCGAGCGAGGTGACCGCAATCCCAGAGAGAAAGTCCAAGTACTTATGACCCGCATCGTCATAGAGCCAGCTACCCTGTCCTCGTACAATGTTAGCCATCGGTGCCCCATAGAGCCCGAGAAGCGTTCCCGTCATTGCGATCCTCCCTCGATCATCGTTCCGACACCCTCATCAGTCAATAACTCCAACAATAGCGAGTGAGGGACCGTCCCGTCGATCAAATGGACCCGTTCGACTCCACCTGTCGCAGCACCGAGTGCTGCGGCGACCTTCGGGATCATCCCACCTTGAATCTGGCCACCCTCGATCAGGCGCTGCACCTCATCAACACCGGCCCTTGCGATCAGACTCCCCGGATCATCTACCTCTTCGAGGAGACCAACAACGTTGGTCAGGAAGATCAACTTCGCTGCCCCAAGTGCAACCGCAAGTGCAGCTGCAAAGGAGTCAGCGTTGACGTTCAACAGTCCTCCGCCCACCTCCACGCCAAGACTCGCCACCACCGGTACGACCCCAGCCTCGACCAGCTCCGTGACCACCTGGCTCTCGACCCGTCGAATCTCCCCAACAAAGCCGAGCTCCTCTGAGATCCTCGTCGCGATCGCCAGTGAGCTGTCGGCCCCTGAGAGTCCAACGGCCGCAGCACCCTGATGACCAAGAGCGGTTACAATAGCCGGATTGACGGTGCCAAGGAGTGCCATGCGCACCACCTCAAGCATCGCCGCATCAGTCACCCGGAGTCCATGCACAAACGAGGGTGTGAGACCAAGACGATCGGCCAGCTCATCGATCTGGGGCCCCCCTCCATGGACAATGACCGGGCGCATCCCGACCGAGCGCATCAGCGCGACATCCTCGGCCAACTCCGTGAGTGATGCTGCCTCATCACCAAGCACGTTGCCTCCATACTTGATGACGATGACCTGGTCATGGAAGCGGCGAATGTAGGGCAACGCCTCGACCAGGGTGCGTGCGCGAAGGTGTGGGTCTGATGTGATCACGAGGTTCCCCGGTTCTCCTCAAGATAACCATGCCCAATGTCAGCGGTTAAGACTTCCACGCTTTCAGAACCTCTACCTAAGTCGATCTCGATGACGATTTCGCGCTCTTGCATACGATGATCGAGTCGACGCCGATCTGCCACGCTCAGGCGTGCACTCGCATCGAGTCCGCCTTCGCAAACCCGTATCCCTTGATAGGCCACAGAGACAGCACTCATATCGGCCTCGGGCAGAGCGTTCCCAACCTCTGCCAGCACCCGCCCCCAGTAGGGATCACTCCCAAGCAACGAACACTTCACCAGCAATGAGCTTGCGACCCTGCGAGCACACGTTTCGGCCTCGGAGACGGTTGCACCTCCACTCACCCTCACTCGTCCCACCTTGCTCCCGCCCTCAGCATCGGAGACGATCGCATACGCCAGCTTCGCAGCCACTTCGAGGAGGCTCTCCTCGAAGTCCGGGCCAGGTTCGCTACCCACCTCAGAGGCCAGCAGGACAACCGTATCGTTGGTAGAGGTGCAACCATCGATGGTGATCCGGTTAAAGGTCTGATCGACAACCCAACCGAGCGCACTCTGGGCTCTCTCCGGCGTAAGGGTCGCATCAGTCGTGAGCACGCAGAGCATGGTGGCCATATTGGGCGCGATCATCGCCGCCCCTTTGGCCATCCCACCCACCCGGAAACCATCACCGACCGCCTGCGCCTCCTTGGCAAAGGTGTCGGTGGTGCGAATCGCATGGGCTGCGCGCTCCCCCGCATGGGGATCGGTGCCGAGCTCAGCGGCGAGCAGCGCAAGACCTGGTTCAATCCTCTCGATGGGGAACGGGATCCCGATCAGCCCGGTCGAACAGACGAGGTACTCAGACTTCTCGCCCCCAAGGTTTGCAACCGCCAGTGAGGTCATGAGCCTTGCCGCATCCAGTCCGGCCCCACCAGTGAGTGCATTCGCATTGCCCGAGGAGAGCACCACTCCTCTGATGCGACCCTTCGACGTACGGAGGTGATCTCGTGACACCTGCACCGGTGCAGCCGCTGCCGCGCTCTTGGTGAAGACCGCAGCACCAACATGGGCTCCCCCGTCGGAGAAACCAACGAAGGCCAAGTCCAGAGCACCGTCTCCCTTGATCCCTGACGCCACGCCAGCAGCTCTGATACCCTCTGGG
It encodes the following:
- a CDS encoding aminotransferase class III-fold pyridoxal phosphate-dependent enzyme, encoding MTGTLLGLYGAPMANIVRGQGSWLYDDAGHKYLDFLSGIAVTSLGHANPVIGEALTNQLGRVLHTSNFFTTPPGLAAAAKIGEIAPFEDAGVFFCNSGAEAVEAALKLLRRALPDRPKVVVLSDSFHGRTFGALSATMQPAKRIPFAPLLEGFIQVPLNDVGALGDALKDPAIGAVLFEPIQGEAGVYPLADDFAEALITAQRELDILLVADEIQTGLCRTGEWLASSHYGIVPDIFMLAKALGNGIPIGALVAKPEVGATFVPGDHGSTFGGNPIASSAAVAVIEFMQRSSMPERVRHLGDLALPLLKPLPGVTNVEGRGLMLGLQLAAPVAKDVVTKAFAAGLILNAPKADRLRLLPPLTISEPELNQGCEILAGVLTETLQ
- the argB gene encoding acetylglutamate kinase, with product MITSDPHLRARTLVEALPYIRRFHDQVIVIKYGGNVLGDEAASLTELAEDVALMRSVGMRPVIVHGGGPQIDELADRLGLTPSFVHGLRVTDAAMLEVVRMALLGTVNPAIVTALGHQGAAAVGLSGADSSLAIATRISEELGFVGEIRRVESQVVTELVEAGVVPVVASLGVEVGGGLLNVNADSFAAALAVALGAAKLIFLTNVVGLLEEVDDPGSLIARAGVDEVQRLIEGGQIQGGMIPKVAAALGAATGGVERVHLIDGTVPHSLLLELLTDEGVGTMIEGGSQ
- the argJ gene encoding bifunctional glutamate N-acetyltransferase/amino-acid acetyltransferase ArgJ → MSVTFPEGIRAAGVASGIKGDGALDLAFVGFSDGGAHVGAAVFTKSAAAAAPVQVSRDHLRTSKGRIRGVVLSSGNANALTGGAGLDAARLMTSLAVANLGGEKSEYLVCSTGLIGIPFPIERIEPGLALLAAELGTDPHAGERAAHAIRTTDTFAKEAQAVGDGFRVGGMAKGAAMIAPNMATMLCVLTTDATLTPERAQSALGWVVDQTFNRITIDGCTSTNDTVVLLASEVGSEPGPDFEESLLEVAAKLAYAIVSDAEGGSKVGRVRVSGGATVSEAETCARRVASSLLVKCSLLGSDPYWGRVLAEVGNALPEADMSAVSVAYQGIRVCEGGLDASARLSVADRRRLDHRMQEREIVIEIDLGRGSESVEVLTADIGHGYLEENRGTS